In a single window of the Cucurbita pepo subsp. pepo cultivar mu-cu-16 chromosome LG18, ASM280686v2, whole genome shotgun sequence genome:
- the LOC111780591 gene encoding indole-3-pyruvate monooxygenase YUCCA6-like, which translates to MDSYWKEVEGKRLHDPLTQKQKHGDPVPQIWVQGPLIVGVGPSGLATAACLKHKGIQSLILERAECIASLWQFKTYDRLRLHLPKQFCELPLMPFPSDFPTYPTKQQFLAYLKAYADYFKLKPVFNSTVTKAEWDERCGFWRVKAVVVGKCVEYLCKWLIVATGENAEEFVPQIDGLEEFEGPVVHTSSYKTGGEFRGKKVLVIGCGNSGMEVCLDLCNFNAFPHLVVRNSVHILPHKMLGRSTFGLSMCLLRWLPMRIVDQFLLLLSRMILGDTSRLGLHRPKLGPLQLKNLSGKTPVLDVGTFAKIKSGKIKVRRGVSRLSRHTAEFVDGSVESFDAIILATGYKSNVPSWLKESKMFSEKDGMPRKEFPNGWKGECGLYAVGFTKRGLLGASMDARRIAEDIEVIWKADESALMAFTHSSVLPQSRVQRHD; encoded by the exons ATGGATTCCTATTGGAAAGAAGTAGAAGGCAAAAGGCTCCACGACCCTCTaacccaaaaacaaaagcatGGCGACCCAGTTCCACAAATTTGGGTTCAAGGCCCTCTCATAGTCGGCGTCGGACCATCAGGGCTAGCCACCGCTGCATGCCTAAAGCACAAGGGCATCCAAAGTTTGATCCTTGAGAGAGCCGAATGCATAGCTTCCTTGTGGCAGTTCAAGACCTATGACCGTCTCCGCTTGCATCTCCCAAAGCAATTTTGCGAGCTTCCACTCATGCCTTTCCCCTCTGATTTCCCCACTTACCCAACAAAGcaacaatttttagcctatttGAAGGCCTATGCTGATTACTTTAAGTTGAAGCCAGTGTTCAACAGCACGGTGACGAAGGCAGAGTGGGATGAGCGATGTGGGTTTTGGAGGGTGAAGGCTGTTGTTGTGGGGAAGTGTGTTGAGTATCTTTGCAAATGGTTGATTGTGGCTACTGGTGAAAATGCTGAAGAGTTTGTCCCTCAAATTGATGGGTTGGAGGAATTTGAAGGCCCCGTTGTTCATACTAGTTCTTACAAGACGGGAGGAGAGTTTCGTGGGAAGAAAGTTTTGGTCATTGGATGTGGCAATTCCGGTATGGAAGTTTGTCTAGATCTATGTAACTTCAATGCCTTCCCCCATCTTGTCGTTCGCAATTCG gtGCACATTCTACCTCATAAGATGTTGGGAAGATCAACTTTTGGGTTGTCCATGTGCTTGCTAAGATGGCTCCCCATGCGTATAGTGgatcaatttcttcttcttctttcacgTATGATATTGGGAGATACATCTAGATTGGGGCTTCACCGCCCAAAACTTGGCCCTTTACAGCTCAAGAATCTGTCTGGGAAAACGCCTGTTTTAGATGTTGGGACTTTTGCAAAAATCAAAAGTGGCAAAATTAAG GTTCGTCGAGGAGTGTCGAGACTAAGCCGACATACCGCCGAGTTCGTCGACGGGAGCGTTGAAAGCTTCGATGCTATCATTTTGGCCACCGGTTACAAAAGCAATGTGCCCTCTTGGCTAAAG GAAAGCAAGATGTTTAGCGAGAAAGATGGGATGCCAAGGAAGGAATTTCCAAATGGATGGAAAGGAGAATGTGGGCTATATGCAGTTGGGTTCACAAAGAGAGGGCTGCTTGGAGCTTCAATGGATGCAAGAAGAATAGCTGAAGATATTGAGGTTATTTGGAAAGCTGATGAATCTGCATTAATGGCTTTCACTCACTCTTCTGTATTGCCTCAATCACGAGTCCAAAGGCACGATTAA